A single Lolium perenne isolate Kyuss_39 chromosome 6, Kyuss_2.0, whole genome shotgun sequence DNA region contains:
- the LOC127307590 gene encoding 3-oxoacyl-[acyl-carrier-protein] synthase, mitochondrial: protein MNCFRRALLFRRGLSSAAELPPPRPSAGRRVVVTGLGAVTPLGRGVGTTWDRLVAGDCAVRALTAEDLRLTGDGAGRTLEQLPSRVAAAVPRGKAETEFDDDAWTKDSKSISGFIAYALCAADEALRDANWLPSEDDKKERTGVSIGGGIGSISDILDASQMITENCVRRLSPFFIPKILINMASGHVSMRYGFQGPNHAAVTACATGAHSIGDATRMIQFGDADVMVAGGTESSIDALSIAGFSRLRALSTKYNSLPQAASRPFDCGRDGFVIGEGCGVMVLEALDHAIERGAKIYAEVRGYGMSGDAHHITQPQNDGRGAILAMERALEQSGLQADQIDYLNAHATSTPLGDAVEATAIKSVFGQHATSGGLALSSTKGAIGHLLGAAGSVEAIFAVLAIHHGIAPPTVNLEQPDPLFEGDFMPLTTAKKMPIRAAISNSFGFGGTNASLLFSCPP from the exons ATGAACTGCTTCCGCCGCGCCCTCCTCTTCCGCCGGGGCCTCTCTTCTGCGGCGGAGCTACCTCCGCCCCGCCCATCCGCCGGCCGCCGCGTGGTCGTGACGGGGCTCGGCGCTGTGACGCCGCTCGGCCGCGGCGTCGGTACCACCTGGGACCGCCTCGTCGCCGGAGATTGTGCGGTGCGCGCGCTCACCGCGGAGGACCTTCGCCTCACCGGGGACGGCGCGGGGAGGACGCTGGAGCAGCTGCCGTCTAGGGTCGCCGCCGCCGTGCCGCGCGGGAAGGCCGAGACCGAGTTCGACGACGATgcgtggaccaag GATAGTAAATCTATATCGGGATTTATAGCATATGCTCTGTGTGCAGCTGATGAGGCTCTGAGAGATGCAAATTGGCTGCCTTCTGAAGATGACAAGAAGGAACGAACG GGTGTTTCAATTGGCGGGGGAATCGGAAGCATCTCAGACATTTTAGATGCATCACAGATGATCACTGAAAAT TGTGTACGTCGCCTCAGCCCATTCTTCATCCCCAAGATTTTGATCAACATGGCATCAGGTCATGTCAGCATGAGATATGGTTTCCAG GGTCCAAACCATGCTGCTGTGACAGCTTGTGCCACAGGCGCTCACTCTATTGGTGATGCTACACGGATGATTCAATTTGGAGATGCTGATGTGATGGTAGCTGGAGGAACCGAATCTagtattgatgctttgtctatagCTGGATTTTCTAG GTTGAGGGCATTGTCCACAAAGTATAACTCTCTTCCACAAGCGGCTTCGAGACCATTTGATTGTGGTAGAGATGGATTTGT GATCGGTGAAGGTTGCGGAGTCATGGTGTTGGAG GCACTTGATCATGCAATTGAACGAGGTGCAAAAATTTATGCTGAAGTTCGAGGATATGGCATGTCTG GTGATGCACATCACATAACTCAGCCACAAAATGATGGTAGAGGTGCCATCTTAGCCATGGAGCGGGCACTGGAGCAG TCAGGGCTTCAGGCAGATCAAATTGATTATTTGAATGCGCATGCGACATCAACTCCTCTTG GCGATGCTGTGGAGGCGACTGCAATCAAATCTGTCTTTGGCCAACACGCGACATCTGGTGGTCTTGCGTTATCCTCGACAAAG GGAGCCATCGGCCATCTGCTAGGGGCAGCTGGTTCAGTGGAGGCAATCTTCGCCGTGCTAGCCATCCACCAT GGAATTGCTCCACCTACGGTCAACCTGGAGCAGCCCGACCCACTGTTCGAAGGCGATTTCATGCCTTTGACCACCGCGAAGAAGATGCCCATACGAGCGGCCATCTCAAACTCTTTCGGGTTTGGTGGAACCAACGCGTCGCTGCTGTTCTCGTGCCCACCCTAG